The Zygosaccharomyces rouxii strain CBS732 chromosome G complete sequence genome contains a region encoding:
- the MIC60 gene encoding Mic60p (similar to uniprot|P36112 Saccharomyces cerevisiae YKR016W FMP13 The authentic non-tagged protein was localized to the mitochondria) — protein MLRSTPRLLRVPVTRRLATAASQTSQQTKTNRVHPIRRFFTRVTLSVTLFYATGLVLSEFNDACGAIFTEHVPYGEELVDFFESTWYSAAYSPLTLDELKSKFGEILASRTSKVPHGGVIAKNVDPKDREADNLNDKANLPKVKVSMELLKLQPLRAPTEDGSPEALRFKEIIAEFNGTIDTINQQNIMLPEPQATAVLEAHDALAMKILEFEQNFESALTTGINTKTDAALEGAGNKYEEELKQKEIELTDRFLNEFSNFRAELEQRTQKQLAADLKANEQTLLAKHANEVALLSITQVKEFNKIISEKIDSERNGKLAHLQELDEAVNNLTKSVDGVNKFLMKSEAITQLTLALDELKNKINSPKNASIKIDRDLQKLNTLADIIPGLPKPCCHSKDVKPALLTVALNELNELASEKEILSTEQLYNRWNLLESDFKTASLLPPNAGIMGHTFAKFFSFFLFTKQGSSPINEDLDNVYAKVSERLRLSKLDEAVEEVLALKGWPHVLCKDWIVQARKRLEVESLISVLDNEVRTL, from the coding sequence ATGTTAAGATCCACCCCCCGTCTCTTAAGAGTCCCAGTTACTAGAAGGTTAGCTACTGCTGCTTCACAAACTTCCCAACAAACAAAGACAAACAGAGTGCATCCAATTCGTAGGTTTTTCACCAGAGTCACATTGTCCGTCACATTGTTTTATGCTACTGGTCTAGTATTAAGTGAATTTAATGATGCATGTGGTGCAATTTTCACTGAACATGTTCCTTatggtgaagaattggtAGATTTCTTCGAATCCACATGGTACTCTGCAGCTTATTCTCCATTGACTCTAGATGAACTGAAATCGAAGTTTGGTGAAATCCTCGCCAGTAGAACTTCTAAAGTCCCACATGGAGGTGTAATTGCTAAAAATGTGGATCCTAAGGACAGAGAAGCAGATAATCTTAATGACAAGGCTAACTTACCAAAGGTTAAAGTGTCTATGgaattattgaaattgCAACCATTAAGAGCACCTACTGAAGATGGCTCTCCTGAGGCCCTcagattcaaagaaattatcgCGGAATTCAACGGCACTATCGATACTATCAACCAGCAAAACATCATGTTACCAGAACCTCAAGCTACTGCTGTTTTAGAGGCCCATGATGCTCTTGCCATGAAAATCCTTGAATTTGAACAGAATTTCGAATCAGCTCTAACTACTGGCATTAACACAAAGACTGATGCTGCTTTAGAAGGTGCAGGTAACAAGTATGAAGAAGAGTTGAAACAaaaggaaattgaattaaCTGACAGATTCCTCAACGAATTTAGTAACTTCAGGGCTGAATTGGAACAACGTACCCAGAAGCAGTTAGCTGCAGATTTGAAGGCCAACGAACAAACTCTACTAGCTAAGCACGCTAATGAAGTGGCACTTTTGTCCATCACACAAGTCAAAGAATTTAACAAAATCATCAGCGAAAAGATAGACTCCgaaagaaatggaaaattggctcatttacaagaattagatgaaGCCGTGAACAATTTGACTAAATCTGTCGATGGCGTCaataaatttttgatgaagagtGAAGCTATCACTCAACTGACTTTGGCattagatgaattgaaaaataagattaattcaccaaaaaaTGCTAGCATTAAGATTGATCGAGACTTGCAAAAATTAAACACTTTGGCTGACATTATTCCTGGATTGCCAAAACCTTGTTGCCATTCAAAGGACGTGAAACCTGCACTTTTAACAGTGGCAttaaatgaattgaacGAATTGGCATCTGAGAAAGAGATTTTATCCACTGAGCAGCTCTACAACAGATGGAACCTACTTGAATCAGATTTCAAGACTGCATCTCTTTTACCTCCCAATGCAGGTATCATGGGCCACACATTTGCCAAATTTTTCTCATTCTTCCTCTTTACAAAGCAAGGCTCATCACCCAtaaatgaagatttagacAATGTTTATGCCAAGGTAAGCGAGAGATTGAGACTCTCCAAATTGGATGAAGCTGTGGAAGAAGTTTTAGCTTTGAAGGGTTGGCCTCATGTGCTCTGCAAGGACTGGATCGTCCAAGCAAGAAAAAGGCTAGAAGTAGAATCTTTGATCTCAGTCCTGGACAACGAAGTCAGGACGCTATGA
- a CDS encoding uncharacterized protein (highly similar to uniprot|P36114 Saccharomyces cerevisiae YKR018C Hypothetical ORF) → MAMFKVFGAFTSRGRPAAELQQDEKTKFILKQAYDFEVALKAMDLVLDDRVEEGLQLLKNNEPVSGSDQTITVLARGVIEFLEATLGFEGEAMRRAANTLAKAEQLSLKSRQHAQKMNINSSSFYPPGTVYAVTYTESCLLHALVMLFSESMVEAAKALLKLRKAYSMLQEIFDAIKKAEKLRTKDGGLGQNGSQTSFASGNSDFTSLDIPYKLSPKEQEDRELLDYAAQVQKMREKRICGAHIGNSPAVNRLRSELGLNAMKSLAKEEKEEYVVLSQDLEVGQATIDEFILSGVNLCFGILQVVLSLIPPAIGAVLSIVGFHGSREEGLRLVWRSTKYRNVHGCIGLQALMFYYDGPFQFTDVDFDIPLATSVKPGEKGEMDGPTLLHPGKILENSLLQSRAFFPNSALWLLNEARMLATNGRLSDAVDLMDSIDVDKIQMRQVKSLLIFDRAIILSQMHSYERAAEDLLSLLKISDWSHAFYTYYAGACYLESWRMCQLGLKNSERAEFCKKRARELIFNAPDLLGKKTFKSKNLPLDRFMLRKVEQFRQMQSQLKLSDPLDAIATSPVHEIAYFYNGYNRMTQKELKISQQLMTEYHNPAVDHKNVDQEMIRTFLFSLVLRRLGEVKQGSELLDKEVLPHFFLLQNGKVKYVKKHEDPWLYPAALYERALFSWKLKNMKGLPECKEWLVRAQNYSVDYELSTRIEMKIKAALDRVEHSLYPS, encoded by the coding sequence ATGGCCATGTTTAAGGTATTTGGGGCCTTTACTAGTAGAGGACGTCCTGCTGCCGAGCTGCAGCAAGATGAAAAGACCAAGTTCATTCTGAAGCAAGCTTATGATTTCGAGGTGGCTCTCAAGGCTATGGATTTGGTTCTTGATGATAGggttgaagaaggtttacAACTTCTCAAAAACAATGAACCTGTATCTGGTTCAGACCAGACAATTACTGTACTTGCTAGGGGTGTAatagaatttttagaaGCTACTTTGGGGTTTGAAGGAGAAGCTATGAGGAGAGCTGCGAATACTTTGGCTAAAGCTGAACAATTGTCATTGAAAAGTAGACAACATGCCCAGAAGATGAACATCAACAGTAGCTCTTTTTACCCCCCAGGCACTGTCTATGCAGTAACCTATACCGAATCCTGCCTTTTACACGCGCTTGTTATGTTGTTTAGCGAAAGCATGGTGGAGGCGGCTAAGGCATTGTTGAAATTAAGAAAAGCTTATAGTATGTTGCAAGAGATTTTTGATGCCATAAAGAAAGCAGAAAAATTGAGGACTAAAGATGGCGGATTGGGCCAAAATGGTTCGCAGACAAGTTTTGCGTCAGGAAATTCTGATTTCACCTCCTTGGATATTCCTTACAAGCTGTCACCAAAGGAGCAAGAAGATCGTGAGCTTTTGGACTATGCTGCTCAAGTGCAAAAAATGAgagagaaaagaatttgtgGTGCTCATATTGGCAATTCGCCTGCTGTGAACAGATTGAGATCCGAGCTAGGATTAAACGCTATGAAGAGCCTTGcgaaggaagaaaaagaagagtatGTGGTTCTTTCCCAAGATTTGGAAGTGGGACAAGCTACAATAGACGAATTTATTCTATCAGGTGTCAATTTATGTTTTGGTATATTGCAAGTCGTATTGTCCCTAATCCCTCCTGCTATTGGTGCAGTTCTGTCCATTGTCGGATTTCACGGTTCAAGGGAGGAAGGTTTAAGACTTGTTTGGAGATCTACTAAGTACAGGAATGTACATGGCTGTATTGGTTTACAGGCCTTGATGTTTTACTACGATGGACCATTCCAATTTACCGATGTGGATTTTGATATTCCTCTAGCAACTTCCGTGAAACCTGGTGAGAAAGGTGAGATGGATGGGCCAACGCTATTGCATCCGGgaaaaatcttggaaaactCTCTTTTGCAATCCAGGGCATTCTTTCCGAACAGTGCACTTTGGCTTTTAAATGAAGCTAGAATGCTGGCCACAAATGGTAGGTTATCGGATGCGGTAGATTTGATGGATTCCATCGATGTTGACAAAATTCAGATGAGACAGGTTAAATCGTTGCTAATCTTTGATCGCGCGATTATTTTGTCACAAATGCACAGTTACGAGAGAGCCGCTGAGGATTTGCTATCTTTGCTCAAGATTAGCGATTGGTCTCATGCCTTTTACACTTATTATGCAGGTGCTTGTTATTTGGAGAGTTGGAGAATGTGTCAACTTGGCCTTAAAAACAGTGAAAGAGCAGAATTCTGTAAGAAAAGAGCAAGAGAGTTGATCTTTAATGCACCAGACTTACTGGGTAAAAAGacttttaaatcaaaaaatttaccGCTAGATAGATTCATGTTGAGAAAAGTGGAACAATTTCGCCAAATGCAAAGCCAATTGAAATTATCTGATCCGTTAGATGCTATTGCAACTTCGCCCGTTCATGAAATCGCATATTTTTACAACGGTTACAACAGAATGACccaaaaagaattgaaaatatcACAACAACTGATGACAGAGTACCATAATCCAGCAGTAGACCATAAAAATGTAGACCAAGAAATGATCAGAACTTTTCTATTTTCACTAGTACTTCGTAGATTGGGTGAAGTTAAACAAGGTTCTGAGCTTTTGGACAAAGAGGTATTACCacatttcttcttgctACAGAATGGTAAAGTGAAGTATGTTAAAAAACATGAGGACCCATGGTTATATCCAGCGGCACTCTACGAGCGTGCACTTTTCTCGtggaaattgaagaacatGAAGGGATTACCAGAATGCAAAGAATGGCTTGTAAGAGCTCAAAATTATTCTGTGGATTACGAATTGAGCACGCGTATAGAAATGAAGATTAAGGCAGCTCTAGACAGGGTCGAACATTCACTTTACCCCAGTtga
- a CDS encoding uncharacterized protein (weakly similar to YJL083W, uniprot|P47030 Saccharomyces cerevisiae YJL083W (TAX4)), with protein MVQQKNRPYQGSSTPMSDKPMSDSLRAAQVIFQKHSDQPGQSNSTTPTSAAANGNLSSASNIRRGSSQSIPAKVAATVVKNRTVTPPPKNSSSTSFNHHDSPPPLNEQAHAAALLALSALNSGNDDENNHHGNHTGPSESEKPMPAAAKQKQSHLIPNQNLAHLYRVPSSRNSSTVNVATSNPNGSISLDDLPRLEVSRDAHSPIHKSTATTPSRPNLSSALNVNGTSKANTNANKQQHTEQQSLLSPYGRSPTESQKQPYRQPAEQVKQQLKEIHKQPQQNLQQHLQQHLQSPPRPPSAHRVMSTPIQLPQRSLQVQTPQLQHPPPPEEQTPLQPNPPLTPHPYSSPIMSHDFEHQSLTLTPASQNSNQQLQQQQQQQQQPSPGRPISRTLTGRVPPPRIYLSSSGDEGTTDCAADNETDATSERPIRRKQVLRRDLDESSSSFISSDSPVSYGLENSSWEDPRHATVDTFGDGLENDEIDDNNINEDDYDDYDDYEDDEDVDDEGIGEGYSLPPKITRVPCDHYDFPETASLPNMDNISTSASTYSAGQTSGGPITTKPKRVQLKPAVHHKSVAKTSQPQSQLPPQSQQTPPPLQSPTQLQQQQPNIKYQGTLPDLIPNHTRRTKMEKLKSRIFGSHNGRSKNTSPFDFSTDRTSVTSDPEGHAVVKTNQNMRFKTTMRKDVYDGAYKDGKYHDQGDDVNKSPRHRYDSDSDEDSDSSTEHREEKPNRNRGIGIRKKLKHTAAVVPYSDHLLHMESRHTPRTFNEDKPWKSHNDVGFVTSQERKRYEGMWVSNRCMYLDLLDWWEAVLDGDNHVNVDLPDDGLMLNLVVKDIWSRSNLSVELLLQIYEMVDSRKDGTLDRKSFVVGMWLVDQCLYGRKLPKEIDQKVWSSVDKYAVSTINSTNLRNLDRTKKKQMRKEIKNIKRDIKNVHL; from the coding sequence ATGGTTCAACAAAAGAATAGGCCGTATCAGGGCAGTTCAACCCCAATGTCTGACAAGCCCATGAGCGATTCACTTCGAGCAGCGCAGgtaatatttcaaaaacattCTGACCAACCGGGACAATCGAACTCTACAACTCCTACTAGTGCTGCTGCTAACGGTAATTTGAGTAGTGCTAGTAATATAAGACGTGGTAGCTCTCAGTCAATACCTGCTAAAGTTGCTGCTACTGTGGTTAAGAATAGAACAGTTACACCTCCTCCAAAGAATTCTAGTAGTACAAGTTTTAATCACCATGATTCGCCTCCTCCTCTGAATGAGCAAGCCCATGCAGCTGCTCTTTTGGCCCTTTCTGCCTTAAATTCTGGGAATGACGATGAAAATAATCATCATGGTAATCATACTGGGCCTAGTGAATCTGAGAAACCGATGCCAGCAGCTGCAAAACAAAAGCAGTCCCACTTAATACCAAATCAAAATCTGGCCCATTTGTACAGGGTTCCGTCATCTCGTAACAGTTCGACTGTTAATGTAGCGACTTCGAATCCTAATGGTTCAATAAGTCTAGATGACCTACCGAGGTTAGAAGTTTCGAGAGACGCACACTCACCTATTCATAAGAGTACAGCAACGACACCCTCAAGGCCTAATTTATCGTCAGCTTTAAATGTGAATGGAACTTCAAAGGCTAATACCAATGCCAATAAACAACAGCACACGGAACAGcaatcattattatcaccATATGGAAGAAGTCCCACAGAGTCACAAAAGCAACCTTATAGACAACCTGCTGAGCAGGTTAAGCAACAATTAAAAGAGATTCATaaacaaccacaacaaaaTTTGCAACAGCATCTGCAACAACATTTACAGTCACCACCAAGACCGCCTTCGGCTCACAGAGTAATGTCTACGCCAATACAGTTACCTCAAAGATCGTTACAAGTACAAACGCCGCAACTGCAGCATCCTCCTCCTCCTGAGGAGCAAACACCGTTACAACCTAACCCTCCGTTAACTCCACATCCTTATTCTTCACCAATAATGTCGCATGATTTCGAGCATCAATCTTTGACGTTGACGCCGGCAAGTCAAAATTCAAACCAACAGctacagcagcagcaacagcagcagcaacaaccTTCTCCCGGGAgaccaatttcaagaacTCTAACTGGTCGCGTACCGCCACCAAGAATTTATTTAAGCTCATCTGGTGACGAAGGAACGACGGATTGTGCAGCTGATAATGAAACAGATGCTACAAGTGAAAGGCCAATTAGAAGAAAGCAAGTACTAAGACGTGATTTAGATGAATCGTCATCCTCATTCATTTCAAGTGATTCGCCAGTTTCTTACGGTTTagaaaattcttcttgggaAGATCCAAGACATGCGACAGTGGATACTTTTGGTGACGGATtagaaaatgatgaaattgatgacaataatattaatgaagatgattatgatgattatgatgattacgaagatgatgaggacgtagatgatgaaggtaTTGGTGAAGGATATAGTTTGCCGCCCAAGATAACAAGAGTTCCTTGTGATCATTATGATTTTCCAGAGACTGCTTCATTACCAAACATGGATAATATAAGTACTTCGGCATCTACCTACAGTGCTGGTCAAACCTCAGGTGGGCCAATTACAACGAAACCAAAGCGTGTCCAACTAAAACCTGCAGTGCATCATAAAAGTGTTGCTAAGACATCACAACCTCAATCTCAATTACCGCCCCAGTCGCAGCaaacaccaccaccattgcAATCTCCCACACAACtgcagcaacaacaaccgAATATCAAATATCAAGGAACGCTACCGGATTTGATTCCCAACCATACAAGAAGGACCAAGATGGAGAAACTGAAGAGTAGAATTTTCGGATCACATAATGGTAGAAGCAAAAATACTAGCCCATTTGATTTCTCCACAGACAGGACAAGTGTCACTTCAGATCCGGAAGGCCATGCAGTCGTGAAGACGAATCAAAATATGAGATTTAAGACTACGATGCGTAAGGACGTTTACGATGGAGCCTATAAGGATGGAAAATATCACGATCAAGGAGATGATGTAAATAAATCTCCTAGACACAGGTACGACTCTGATTCGGATGAAGATAGCGATTCCTCCACGGAGCATAGAGAGGAAAAGCCTAATAGGAATAGAGGTATTGGTATTAGAAAGAAGTTGAAGCACACGGCAGCAGTAGTTCCTTACTCAGATCATTTACTTCACATGGAAAGTCGTCATACACCAAGGACTTTTAATGAGGATAAGCCATGGAAATCCCACAATGACGTTGGTTTCGTTACTTCGcaggaaagaaaaaggtaTGAAGGTATGTGGGTCAGTAACAGATGCATGTATTTAGATCTGCTGGATTGGTGGGAGGCCGTCCTAGACGGTGATAACCACGTAAACGTAGATTTACCAGATGATGGTCTTATGTTGAATTTGGTGGTTAAAGACATCTGGAGCAGATCTAACTTGTCAGTGGAATTACTTTTACAAATCTACGAAATGGTGGATTCTCGTAAGGATGGGACTTTGGATAGAAAATCGTTCGTCGTTGGTATGTGGCTCGTTGACCAATGTCTATATGGTAGAAAATTACCAAaggaaattgatcaaaaagTTTGGAGTAGTGTGGACAAATACGCGGTTAGCACAATTAACTCTACTAATTTGAGGAACCTGGACAGGACTAAGAAAAAGCAAATGAGGAAAGAGataaaaaatatcaaaagGGATATTAAAAATGTACATTTATGA
- the YPT52 gene encoding Rab family GTPase YPT52 (highly similar to uniprot|Q75F92 Ashbya gossypii AAL176C AAL176Cp and similar to YKR014C uniprot|P36018 Saccharomyces cerevisiae YKR014C YPT52 rab5-like GTPase involved in vacuolar protein sorting and endocytosis probable purine nucleotide-binding protein), protein MLQFKLVLLGDSSVGKSSIVHRFVKDSFDEFRESTIGAAFLSQTIKIEDKGSQQEVVIKFEIWDTAGQERYKSLAPMYYRNANAALVVYDVTQQDSLAKAQGWVNELKTKVGEDDLVICLVGNKLDLCTEEGESSSKPKAVESSDAEGYANEQGLLFHEVSAKTGEGVKQVFQSIGEKLYEFKKHELANSKGRQGAGGDTVNVQLQRPSTNDATSCCG, encoded by the coding sequence ATGTTACAGTTTAAGCTAGTTCTATTAGGTGATTCCTCAgttggtaaatcttctatCGTCCACAGATTCGTAAAGGACagttttgatgaatttagagaGAGTACTATTGGTGCTGCGTTCTTATCACAGACCATCAAGATTGAGGACAAAGGCAGCCAACAAGAGGTCGTGATAAAGTTTGAGATCTGGGATACCGCAGGTCAAGAGAGGTACAAGTCATTGGCTCCTATGTACTATAGGAATGCCAACGCTGCCTTGGTGGTGTACGATGTTACTCAGCAGGATTCTTTGGCTAAGGCGCAGGGATGGGTCAATGAATTAAAGACAAAAGTTGGTGAAGACGATTTAGTAATTTGTCTAGTGGGTAACAAGTTGGATTTATGTACTGAGGAAGGAGAGAGTTCAAGTAAACCAAAAGCGGTGGAGAGTTCAGACGCTGAAGGTTATGCAAACGAACAAGGCCTACTATTCCATGAAGTTAGTGCAAAGACCGGTGAAGGTGTGAAGCAGGTATTCCAGAGCATCGGTGAAAAACTGTACGAATTCAAGAAGCACGAATTGGCAAATTCTAAAGGTCGTCAAGGAGCGGGTGGTGACACCGTTAACGTTCAACTACAGAGGCCTTCAACAAACGATGCGACATCTTGCTGTGGATAA
- the HEL1 gene encoding E3 ubiquitin-protein ligase HEL1 (similar to uniprot|P36113 Saccharomyces cerevisiae YKR017C Hypothetical ORF) yields the protein MTDLESDDSLLLEFEDDDSESISNIDAPTDSKATHLDSDFANIPPHNVDTDDSEFDIDESQFSEDDLEDDYLVFPIKKTTKDLLDEDSLPSLKYECLTTQEIFDSMKRRVHHLQPVFSLPPQDILILMQRYDWNEERLLEEWTEKMDNLLIESGLNTSGESDGRGVKNGKEFFCPICCEEILTETFSLECGHEYCIDCYRHYIKDRLNHGKIITCMDCSLALKNEDIDQIMGGASSVKLMDSSIKSFIRKHSNSYKWCPYTDCKCIIHLKDTLSLQEYSRLHASRFVTCSMGHSFCFGCGFEIHAPADCRVTDQWVKKARLECENLNWVLSHTKECPRCSVNIEKNGGCNHMVCSSCRHEFCWICGGDWAPHGSSFYQCAIYKNEDKNKLVADTPKKTLRRYAFFYKMFTEHEVSAKLDWKLGETVGFKVKGLQEKIGVSWIEGQFLTESLKTLNEGRTALKWSFAVAYYSDPSHNLTKIFIDNQGLLSNAVESLSELLQIKSPEVIMKRRTEFYNKAGYVKNRTKALLECGRDLLRKGISKARE from the coding sequence ATGACTGATCTAGAAAGTGATGATAGCCTTTTGttagaatttgaagacgATGATAGTGAAAGTATCAGTAATATTGATGCTCCTACCGATAGTAAAGCTACACATCTAGATTCCGATTTTGCAAATATACCACCACATAATGTCGATACAGATGATTCTGAATTCGATATAGATGAGAGTCAGTttagtgaagatgatttaGAGGATGATTACTTGGTTTTTCCCATTAAGAAGACTACAAAGGATTTGttggatgaagatagtTTACCTAGTTTGAAATACGAATGCTTGACCACTCAAGAAATCTTCGATAGCATGAAAAGACGTGTGCATCATTTGCAGCCGGTTTTCTCACTACCACCACAGGATATTTTGATCCTTATGCAACGTTACGATTGGAATGAAGAGCGACTGTTAGAGGAATGGACTGAAAAGATGGATAATCTTTTGATAGAATCGGGTTTAAACACATCAGGAGAATCCGATGGTCGTGGTGTTAAAAATGGTAAGGAATTTTTCTGCCCCATATGTTGTGAGGAAATATTGACGGAGACTTTTTCATTAGAATGTGGGCATGAGTATTGTATTGATTGTTACAGACATTATATCAAGGATAGACTTAACCATGGTAAAATCATTACTTGCATGGATTGTTCTTTAGCTCTGAAAAATGAAGATATTGATCAGATCATGGGTGGTGCATCAAGTGTTAAATTGATGGATTCTTCTATTAAAAGTTTTATTAGAAAGCATAGTAATAGTTATAAATGGTGTCCCTACACAGATTGTAAATGTATTATCCATTTGAAAGACACTTTATCCTTACAGGAATATAGTCGACTGCATGCATCAAGATTTGTTACTTGCAGTATGGGTCACAGCTTTTGCTTTGGAtgtggatttgaaatacaTGCACCTGCCGATTGTAGAGTTACAGATCAGTGGGTCAAAAAGGCAAGATTAGAGTgtgaaaatttgaattggGTCCTTTCTCATACGAAGGAATGTCCTCGATGCTCGGttaatattgaaaagaatggtGGTTGTAACCACATGGTTTGTTCCAGCTGTAGACATGAATTCTGTTGGATATGTGGAGGCGATTGGGCACCTCATGGTAGTAGTTTTTATCAATGTGCCATCTACAAAAATGAGGATAAGAATAAATTAGTAGCAGACACCCCAAAGAAAACTTTACGAAGGTATGCtttcttttacaagatgtTTACAGAACATGAGGTATCTGCTAAATTGGATTGGAAATTAGGTGAAACTGTTGGCTTTAAAGTTAAAGGTCTTCAGGAAAAGATTGGAGTCTCTTGGATTGAGGGCCAATTTTTGACAGAAAGTTTAAAGACATTAAATGAGGGTCGTACCGCCCTCAAATGGTCTTTTGCAGTAGCATACTATTCTGATCCCTCGCATAATTTGACCAAAATATTTATAGACAACCAAGGTCTGCTTTCCAATGCTGTTGAAAGTTTGTCAGAATTATTACAAATTAAGAGTCCGGAAGTTATAATGAAGAGAAGGACTGAATTTTACAATAAGGCTGGTTATGTGAAGAATAGGACTAAAGCCCTGTTGGAATGTGGTAGAGATTTGTTACGCAAGGGAATATCCAAGGCGAGGGAGTGA
- the ARP4 gene encoding Arp4p (highly similar to uniprot|P80428 Saccharomyces cerevisiae YJL081C ARP4 Nuclear actin-related protein involved in chromatin remodeling component of chromatin-remodeling enzyme complexes): MSNPALQVYGGDEITAVVIDPGSFTTNIGYSGTDCPQAILPSCYGHHKTNENADGDDEKSKPKVFAEQSLTFPRPDYEIKPIVENGLVVDWDAAQEQWDWALRNVLHLESNKGVPALMTESIWNTMENKTKSLEVLLETLDFEACYISSTPTCVSFATGRPNCLVVDVGHDTASSSPVVDGMTLSRSTRRNFISGKFVDQLIGKYLQPREIIPLFEIAQRRPEFKKKNFEFNIDPSLYNFANERGFFQECKETLCQIAPTTLDKFKPELESTAKRSIEAPWTEEIVFDNPSRYGFAEQLFYPQSEDIPEGWPVSKDGIVETWHNDYVPLKRNKPSGSKPEKPNGEETPSGEDQASTSETTNEHGKRPMEDSESSELAGISDLVHSSITSADVDLRATLAHNIVLTGGSSSVPGFSDRLMNELTKKLPALKFRVLTTGHLRERQYQSWLGGSILTSLGSFHQLWVGKREYEEVGAERLLNDRFR; encoded by the coding sequence ATGTCAAATCCAGCATTACAAGTTTATGGaggtgatgaaattacaGCTGTAGTCATTGACCCCGGTTCTTTCACTACAAACATTGGTTATTCCGGTACTGATTGTCCACAGGCCATCCTTCCCTCTTGTTATGGCCATCACAAAACTAATGAGAATGCAGATGGTGACGATGAAAAATCAAAACCTAAAGTGTTTGCAGAGCAGTCATTGACGTTCCCAAGACCGGATTACGAGATTAAACCTATAGTGGAGAACGGTCTGGTGGTAGATTGGGATGCAGCTCAGGAACAGTGGGACTGGGCATTGAGGAATGTACTTCATCTTGAATCCAATAAAGGTGTTCCAGCACTAATGACAGAGTCGATTTGGAATACCATGGAAAATAAGACCAAATCGCTCGAAGTTTTACTGGAGACCTTGGATTTTGAAGCTTGTTACATTTCATCTACACCTACATGTGTTTCCTTTGCCACGGGTAGACCAAATTGCCTAGTGGTTGATGTGGGACACGATACTGCAAGCTCAAGCCCTGTGGTAGATGGTATGACTCTTTCAAGAAGCacaagaagaaactttatTTCAGGTAAATTCGTGGATCAGTTGATTGGCAAATATTTACAACCTAGAGAAATTATACCTTTGTTCGAAATTGCCCAAAGAAGACCagaattcaagaagaaaaatttcgaaTTTAATATAGACCCATCTCTTTACAACTTTGCCAATGAACGTGGGTTTTTCCAAGAGTGTAAAGAGACTCTGTGTCAAATAGCCCCCACAACTTTAGACAAATTCAAACCAGAGTTAGAATCGACCGCTAAAAGGTCAATTGAAGCTCCATGGACAGAAGAGATCGTATTTGACAACCCTTCTCGATACGGCTTTGCAGAACAATTATTTTATCCCCAAAGTGAAGATATACCTGAGGGTTGGCCAGTTTCTAAAGACGGTATTGTGGAGACTTGGCACAATGATTACGttcctttgaaaagaaacaaacCCAGTGGTAGTAAACCAGAGAAGCCCAATGGTGAGGAGACTCCCAGTGGGGAAGATCAGGCATCTACTTCGGAAACTACGAATGAACATGGTAAAAGACCTATGGAAGATTCAGAATCTAGTGAACTTGCTGGTATATCAGATTTAGTCCACTCCTCTATAACAAGTGCAGATGTTGATTTAAGAGCCACATTAGCCCATAACATTGTACTAACAGGTGGCAGTTCATCTGTACCAGGCTTCAGCGACAGACTAATGAATGAACTAACCAAAAAATTGCCTGCTCTAAAATTCAGAGTTTTAACCACAGGTCATTTAAGAGAAAGACAGTATCAATCATGGCTTGGAGGTAGTATACTGACAAGTTTAGGTAGTTTCCACCAATTATGGGTGGGTAAAAGAGAGTACGAAGAAGTTGGAGCTGAGAGACTACTGAACGATAGATTCAGATGA